The sequence below is a genomic window from Thioclava nitratireducens.
ATGAGGTCGAGGCGGCGAATGGCGGCAAGGCGATCACCTTCTTCGAGGTGACGACGGCGGCGGCGCTTCTGGCCTTCGCGCGGACGCCTGCGGATTACACGCTCCTCGAAGTGGGTCTCGGCGGACGGCTCGACGCGACCAATGTGATCGACAAACCCGCGCTGAGCATCATCACGCCGGTTTCGATCGACCATCAGCAATTCCTTGGCGAGACGCTGGCCGAGATCGCGGGCGAGAAGGCCGGGATCCTCAAGCGCGGCGTGGCCTGCGTGGTCGGTCCCCAGCAGGAGGGGGCGCTCGACGTGATCGAAGCGCGGGCGGAAAAGCTCGGCGCGCCACTTCTGGTGCATGGCCAGCATTGGCAGGTCTGGGAAGAGCGCGACCGGTTGATCTTCCAGGACGAGAACGGCTTGCTCGATCTGCCGCTGCCGAACCTGCCCGGCCCGCATCAGATCGCGAATGCCGGGGCAGCGCTCGCGGCGCTGCGGCACCTGGGCTTTGACGAAGCCGCCTGCGAGGCGGCCGTGACGAAGGCCGAATGGCCCGCGCGGATGCAACGGCTGCGCCACGGACCGTTGGTCGACGGCGCGCCCGAGGCCGAGGTCTGGCTCGATGGCGGGCATAACCCAGCGGCGGGCGACATGATCGCGAAGACGCTGGGCATGCTGCCGCAGCGCCCGACCCACCTGATCTGCGGCATGCTGAATACCAAGGACGTGACCGGGTATCTGCGTCCCCTGGCCCCTCACGCAGCGAGCCTTCTAGCCGTGTCCATCCCTGGCGAGGCGAACACCCTCTCGGCGGAAGACACCGCCGAAGCGGCGCGCGCGGTCGGCATCGAGGCACGCCCGGCGGCCTCGGTCGGCTCGGCCATCGCGGGGATCGTCGCGATCCATCCGCATGCCCGCATCCTGATCTGCGGCTCGCTCTACCTTGCGGGCCGGGTGCTGCGCGAGAACGGCTGAAGCTGCGGCCTTGCACGAGCTCTGTGCGAGTATGCCGGTGGCTCACCTGCGCCCGCGCCCCTATCTTCGCGTGAACAGGAAAGGAGACCACCATGCAGCTTGAGCTTGGGATCGACACGTTCGGCG
It includes:
- a CDS encoding bifunctional folylpolyglutamate synthase/dihydrofolate synthase — encoded protein: MTQSSDDILDRLMALHPKVIDLSLDRMERLLGDLDHPERDLPPVIHIAGTNGKGSTQAMIRAGLEAAGKRVHAYTSPHLARFHERIRIAGALISEDDLAALLDEVEAANGGKAITFFEVTTAAALLAFARTPADYTLLEVGLGGRLDATNVIDKPALSIITPVSIDHQQFLGETLAEIAGEKAGILKRGVACVVGPQQEGALDVIEARAEKLGAPLLVHGQHWQVWEERDRLIFQDENGLLDLPLPNLPGPHQIANAGAALAALRHLGFDEAACEAAVTKAEWPARMQRLRHGPLVDGAPEAEVWLDGGHNPAAGDMIAKTLGMLPQRPTHLICGMLNTKDVTGYLRPLAPHAASLLAVSIPGEANTLSAEDTAEAARAVGIEARPAASVGSAIAGIVAIHPHARILICGSLYLAGRVLRENG